Below is a window of Brassica napus cultivar Da-Ae chromosome A5, Da-Ae, whole genome shotgun sequence DNA.
ttcataattttattaggTAAGTATGCAACGAAAAATTTATTTAGGTAGTCGGTAGGAGCATTGCGATTGATTTTACATACTTGACCCCAAGCGTTTTACAAGTTGATACGTAGACTACAGTTGGAGTAGACTAGGTAAATCTAGGAAAGATACTTATGTCAGCTGCTGTCTGGAGAAAGAGACATTTTGTCTCTATTAAAAGGCAAATTCccgattttcgtttaaattgAAAATTGCTCCAAAACTGGTCGGGTGGTTTTTATACCCTACCATTCGCATGTTTTATGTTGGTAGTTTAAGGAATCCATAATTTACTAAATTAGgtgaacaaaatattttgttaagtGTCTCGACGATATAGAacatactaaattaatttataaccaCACAAATTATAGTACAACCATCGTAAGAATATAAGTTGGTGCATTACGCACTAAATAGTATAAGTCATTATAAGTAGCAAAGGTTTTTCTATTACGGTAGAAATTACATCATTAATAACAGACGGTAGTGATTCAAAATATAGATGAAGATCATTGAAAAAGTGATACATAGTGCGCATATACAAACTTACCGAGGGTACATGTATGACGACAAACGTAAGGTCCAAGTATATTGCATTTAAACGAGGCAAATAGGATAACCGGAAACATAAACATTGTAATGCATTATGGACCCGTTGAAAACTTAGGAGGAAATTTTGGACCGATGatgaaaagaaaattgaaaTGATGTAAACGAAGAGGATGAGTAAACACCGCAAAGAAAAAAACTCAGACGCCTTATGTGTAAGGGAAAGTGGAGACGTGTATGAATATGAGTCACAAAGAAGTAACAAAATAAGGTTAAAATATGCGTTTCTAGGAAGAAATGATTATCAGTTGGCCTTTGCAATATAGCTTGGTTTACTCGGTATGGTATAACAATACGGTTCATTGGAACGAAAATAATGTTGATTGCAGCCGATTTTAACCAAACCAATTCGGATAATGAtgaaaaaatactaatttttactAATATCGAACTATGTGTCAGAGATATTCTTTGGAACCTATAGTTTCATGATTATGTCTAAACGTAGGTAGCTGGTGCATTTAAAGCTTGCATATAAGCTGGATTTTATAGAAGAAAATGTAAAGCCACTACCTTATATTCGCTATAAAAGGGAAGTACCAGCAACCGATAACTGCACAAACAAAGCTGAAAAAATATCCAGTTCAGTTCACTTGCTTCTGGCGATAGAACTAAAGTTTAGCAAGCGGTAACTTTCTAAAGTTTTCAGGGTTCCACATTTATTACGGTCCCACTATTTAATCGTTATATTTCTACCAACTCATATTGAAGATTCTATATACAAATGTTTCATCTAGAAGCCTTTGATTGTGATTGTAGATGGGAAGATTAGTTCGCCTCGTAATAGGGTTGTGGACTAAATCAGTGGCCGGCGTGTGGACCTTCGATGAGACCCCTAATTCTCAAGGCGAAGCGGTGATAATCCACAAAATCGAAACAATCGACTGTCTAGTGGAGATGATCCGTATAACCCTCAACCTTGGCATACTAACTCCCGTTGCTCTAACCTACCAACTCCCGGAATGGATGCTCCTTCCAGAAGGACCAACAACAGCTCCAATCACTTTAATTACCGACAAAGACGTCGAACTGATGTCCAGTGTGATCGATTACATGGCAGATCCATTGATTTATGTGACAAGTGGTCCTGAACTTGTCGCAAAATACCAGTTCTTCTGTAGAACCCCCTTCTCTATTGATGACAAAACTTACCTTCAAGAGGGAATAACAGAAGAAGAACATTGTCAAGCTATAATTGGTTAGTCTGTCAACAATcgtatatttttgtttcaatgattttataaataatgtgAGTTAActtattatgtatatttaatatatgtgcaaGACTTGGTTGGTGGACACCCCATCGCATGTAGCAAACATATGTTGGAGATCATGTTTAACGAACCCCCATTGCTACTGGTCTTCCGTGTTGCTCTGGAGATAGAGATGGTATATGGTCTAGAGAACGAGAACGATGACACTGATGAAGGGCGTCAAGATAACCATTTAACCGGTGATGACATTATGTCATTGGAGGGTGCTGTTTCCTTGTCTCCAGATCAACTAAACAACTTTAATGACAATTCTCATGGTAAGCGTtggtttaaatatatataaatgctattagaattaaacatatattttgagaagtTTAGTTATGAATTTAACaaggaaataatataatttagatatataaagaCCGGTAGAAGGGGAATACAAATGTAACTGTTATAGACCATGACATAGTAATTCCGTAGAACATTTATGAAGAAAACTTTCTAATATCGTACGTACGATATTGTTATATATCTTTGAAATTTGTGATTTCCCGCGTACTAACTAATTCCATCTTTCGTAGTGCTGTACGGTGAACCGGTCACTGTTGAGGAGCTTCAGAACACCCTCCCAAATTTCGAATCAGCGGTTA
It encodes the following:
- the LOC111215884 gene encoding uncharacterized protein LOC111215884 gives rise to the protein MGRLVRLVIGLWTKSVAGVWTFDETPNSQGEAVIIHKIETIDCLVEMIRITLNLGILTPVALTYQLPEWMLLPEGPTTAPITLITDKDVELMSSVIDYMADPLIYVTSGPELVAKYQFFCRTPFSIDDKTYLQEGITEEEHCQAIIDLVGGHPIACSKHMLEIMFNEPPLLLVFRVALEIEMVYGLENENDDTDEGRQDNHLTGDDIMSLEGAVSLSPDQLNNFNDNSHVLYGEPVTVEELQNTLPNFESAVMVHQAATLGVEPMNLWEDAEDEEAYWDDMIEDGRSYEVYVAASPDPTEEVIGLPLSQNRRVCAPQCPTIIFIDDDSESSYTGSYDSFNNMENRTAVPPPVAQVPDSILPPNNAENGITVVVSECSAEVVVPNNVNNVELHSGRTPSTNAAFPEISLDLTLRIGLGNNRAEPEPSIENQDSSSEADDGSGGFGPLF